The Chryseobacterium geocarposphaerae genome has a window encoding:
- a CDS encoding radical SAM protein produces MPVRNYTYYDYTISLCPECLKRVGAKIIIEDEAVFMTKRCPDHGFFKTKIASDVHYYKNIRNYNKASEMPLHFGTDVEYGCPYDCGLCVDHEQHSCLSIVEVTDRCNLTCPTCYAMSSPHYGSHRSLEEIEAMFDVIVKNEGEPDVVQISGGEPTIHPEFFKIMDIAKSKPIKHLMLNTNGVRIANDPGFAEKLATYAPEFEIYLQFDSFKPEVLKDFRGKDLTDVRLKALEKLNALNLSTTLVIVLQKDKNIDEIGKIIEFALKQKCVRGITFQPVEIAGRNKEDSAHEKITLTEVRQEILNQFPLLNSDDIIPVPCNPDALAMGYILKLEGETIPLTRYINPADLLNNETRNTIVYEQDTGLQMQLLDIFSTGISVDKVQPKVNQLLCCLPEVSAPNLDYDNLFRIIIMNFMDAHDFDVRAVKKSCVHIVNKDLKLIPFETMNLFYRDDKSKYLEELRKEDRVLF; encoded by the coding sequence ATGCCGGTAAGAAATTATACCTATTACGATTATACGATCAGTCTTTGTCCTGAATGCCTGAAAAGAGTAGGCGCAAAGATTATCATTGAGGATGAAGCCGTTTTTATGACGAAAAGATGTCCTGATCACGGATTTTTCAAAACTAAAATCGCTTCGGATGTTCACTATTATAAAAACATTAGAAACTACAATAAAGCTTCTGAAATGCCTTTACATTTCGGAACGGATGTAGAATACGGTTGTCCTTATGATTGCGGTCTATGCGTAGATCATGAGCAACACAGCTGTCTTTCTATTGTGGAAGTGACAGATCGGTGTAATCTTACCTGCCCAACTTGTTATGCCATGTCATCACCACATTACGGAAGCCACAGAAGCCTAGAAGAGATTGAAGCGATGTTTGATGTCATTGTAAAAAATGAAGGAGAACCGGATGTGGTACAGATAAGTGGAGGAGAGCCGACGATTCATCCGGAATTCTTCAAAATCATGGATATTGCGAAGTCGAAACCGATTAAACATTTAATGCTGAATACAAACGGAGTAAGAATTGCCAATGACCCGGGTTTTGCAGAAAAATTAGCTACATACGCTCCGGAATTTGAAATTTATCTTCAGTTTGATTCTTTTAAACCCGAAGTTCTAAAGGATTTTAGAGGAAAAGATTTAACAGATGTTCGATTGAAGGCTTTGGAGAAGTTAAATGCTTTAAATCTTTCTACAACGCTTGTTATCGTTCTTCAGAAAGATAAAAATATAGACGAAATTGGTAAGATCATTGAGTTTGCTTTAAAACAGAAATGCGTACGCGGAATTACTTTCCAGCCTGTTGAAATTGCAGGTAGAAACAAGGAAGATTCTGCTCATGAAAAAATTACATTGACGGAGGTAAGACAGGAGATTCTGAACCAGTTTCCTTTACTGAATTCAGACGATATTATTCCGGTTCCCTGCAATCCGGATGCTTTGGCAATGGGATATATTTTAAAACTGGAAGGTGAAACCATTCCTTTAACGAGATACATCAATCCTGCTGATTTACTGAATAATGAAACCCGAAATACGATTGTCTACGAACAGGATACGGGATTGCAGATGCAGCTTTTAGATATTTTCAGTACCGGAATTTCTGTAGATAAAGTGCAGCCTAAAGTAAATCAGTTATTGTGTTGTCTTCCTGAAGTTTCCGCTCCGAATCTGGATTATGATAATCTGTTCAGAATCATTATTATGAACTTTATGGATGCTCATGATTTTGATGTCCGTGCAGTAAAGAAATCCTGCGTTCATATTGTAAACAAGGATCTAAAATTAATTCCTTTTGAGACGATGAATCTTTTCTATAGGGATGATAAAAGCAAATATTTGGAGGAATTGAGAAAAGAGGATAGGGTTTTATTTTAA
- a CDS encoding prolipoprotein diacylglyceryl transferase family protein — translation MDFPFTFHILGKEVLLHPITESLGIFIGMRYYTFAKRKDKEKFSSVNSLLILIAATLGALLGSHFIGSLERPYDLMKAQNLWIYIWLNNTIVGGLSGGLVGVELMKKMIGKKESTGDKMVYPLIVAMFIGRIGCFCTGIYEETYGLPTDSIFGMNLGDHINRHPVALYEMIFLLILFIFLKYFQKNYAYRSGVLFQLFMLFYFSFRFILDFIKPKFNIILNLSTIQIVCLLVVIYYIYLLKKNTHEIIRSR, via the coding sequence ATGGATTTTCCGTTTACTTTTCACATTTTGGGTAAAGAGGTTTTATTGCATCCCATTACAGAATCTTTAGGGATTTTTATAGGGATGAGGTATTATACTTTTGCAAAAAGAAAAGATAAAGAGAAATTCAGTAGTGTAAATTCATTACTTATCCTGATTGCTGCAACTCTTGGGGCACTGCTTGGTTCACATTTCATTGGTTCATTAGAAAGACCTTACGATCTAATGAAAGCTCAAAATCTATGGATATATATCTGGCTGAATAATACCATTGTAGGAGGTTTATCAGGTGGTCTTGTTGGGGTTGAATTGATGAAAAAAATGATAGGTAAAAAAGAAAGCACCGGGGATAAAATGGTTTATCCATTAATTGTGGCAATGTTTATAGGAAGAATAGGTTGTTTTTGTACAGGAATTTATGAAGAAACATACGGATTACCAACTGATTCCATATTTGGAATGAATCTGGGAGATCATATCAATAGACATCCTGTTGCCTTATATGAGATGATATTTTTATTGATTCTTTTCATTTTTTTGAAATATTTTCAAAAGAATTATGCCTACAGATCAGGAGTTTTATTCCAGCTTTTTATGCTTTTTTATTTCTCGTTCAGATTTATCCTGGATTTCATTAAACCAAAATTTAATATCATTTTGAATTTGAGTACGATACAAATCGTATGTTTATTAGTGGTCATTTATTATATTTATCTATTGAAAAAAAATACACATGAAATTATTAGAAGTCGGTAA
- a CDS encoding GMP reductase, which produces MRIEYDIKLGFKDVMFRPKRSTLKSRSEVNLDREFTFRHTKKKWKGTPIIAANMDTVGTFEMAVELAKEKIITAIHKHYTPEEWSYFLNSQSEEIYQYIALSTGTGKADEEKIKTILEKHPKIEFLCIDVANGYSEHFVEFVKKARANFPDKIIIAGNVVTGEMVEELLLAGADVIKVGIGPGSVCTTRVKTGVGYPQLSAIIECADAAHGLKGHIIADGGCKVPGDVAKAFGGGADFVMLGGMFAGHDESGGEIVEENGKKFRLFYGMSSKTAMDKHSGGVAEYRASEGKTVKVAYKGPVSETVKDILGGVRSTCTYVGASTLKELSKRTTFIRVQEQENQVFN; this is translated from the coding sequence ATGAGAATAGAATATGATATAAAACTGGGTTTTAAAGACGTAATGTTTCGTCCGAAACGTTCTACCTTAAAATCACGCTCAGAAGTTAACTTAGACAGAGAATTTACCTTCAGACATACTAAAAAGAAATGGAAAGGCACTCCCATCATTGCTGCCAATATGGATACGGTGGGAACTTTTGAAATGGCTGTGGAACTGGCAAAAGAAAAGATCATTACTGCCATTCATAAGCACTATACTCCTGAAGAATGGTCCTATTTTCTGAATAGCCAGTCTGAAGAAATTTATCAGTATATCGCACTAAGTACCGGAACCGGGAAAGCTGACGAAGAAAAAATAAAAACGATTCTCGAAAAACACCCAAAAATCGAATTTCTCTGCATAGATGTAGCCAATGGGTATTCTGAGCATTTTGTGGAATTTGTGAAGAAAGCAAGAGCTAACTTTCCTGATAAGATTATTATCGCCGGAAATGTGGTAACCGGAGAAATGGTTGAAGAACTTTTATTGGCAGGTGCAGATGTCATAAAAGTAGGAATCGGTCCCGGTTCTGTATGTACGACGCGTGTAAAAACAGGAGTCGGTTATCCTCAGCTTTCTGCCATTATAGAATGTGCAGACGCAGCGCATGGTCTGAAAGGTCATATCATTGCAGACGGAGGCTGTAAAGTTCCGGGAGATGTTGCCAAAGCATTTGGTGGTGGAGCAGATTTTGTAATGCTCGGAGGAATGTTTGCTGGTCACGATGAAAGTGGTGGTGAAATCGTAGAAGAAAATGGTAAAAAATTCAGGTTATTTTACGGGATGAGCTCTAAAACAGCCATGGACAAGCATTCGGGAGGTGTTGCAGAATATAGAGCTTCGGAAGGAAAAACCGTAAAAGTGGCTTATAAAGGACCTGTTTCGGAAACGGTAAAAGATATTTTGGGAGGAGTCCGCTCTACTTGCACTTATGTAGGTGCATCTACTTTAAAGGAACTGTCTAAAAGAACAACTTTCATCCGAGTTCAGGAGCAGGAAAACCAAGTTTTTAATTAA
- the fabG gene encoding 3-oxoacyl-[acyl-carrier-protein] reductase produces the protein MKLLEGKVALITGATRGIGRGIAEMFAQQGAKVAFTYAGSVDKAKELEETLSSVTQIKGYQSDASDFDAAQTLVDEVMAEFGQIDILINNAGITRDNLLLRMSKDDWDTIIKVNLDSVFNLTKAVIKPMMKAKSGSIINMTSVVGISGNAGQANYAASKAGVIGFTKSVALELGSRNIRCNAIAPGFIATEMTAALDEKATQKWNEAIPMKKLGKPADIANACVFLGSEMSSYITGQTLNVDGGLLT, from the coding sequence ATGAAACTATTAGAAGGAAAAGTAGCGCTAATTACGGGAGCTACAAGAGGAATCGGAAGAGGAATCGCTGAAATGTTTGCTCAGCAAGGGGCAAAGGTTGCATTCACTTACGCCGGTTCTGTAGACAAAGCGAAAGAATTAGAAGAAACTTTAAGTTCTGTAACTCAAATTAAGGGGTATCAGTCGGATGCATCAGATTTTGATGCGGCCCAGACATTAGTAGATGAAGTAATGGCTGAGTTCGGACAGATTGATATTCTGATTAACAATGCGGGTATTACCAGAGACAACTTGTTGTTGAGAATGTCTAAAGATGACTGGGATACCATTATCAAAGTAAACCTGGATTCTGTTTTCAACCTTACCAAAGCGGTTATTAAGCCAATGATGAAGGCAAAGTCAGGATCTATCATCAATATGACCTCTGTAGTAGGGATCAGCGGAAATGCAGGACAGGCAAATTATGCGGCTTCTAAAGCAGGAGTAATAGGATTTACAAAATCTGTGGCGTTGGAGTTAGGTTCGAGAAACATTCGTTGCAATGCGATTGCTCCTGGATTTATTGCTACTGAAATGACGGCAGCCTTAGATGAAAAAGCCACTCAAAAATGGAATGAAGCAATTCCTATGAAAAAATTAGGAAAACCTGCAGATATTGCCAATGCTTGTGTTTTCTTAGGAAGTGAAATGTCTTCTTATATTACAGGACAAACATTAAATGTTGACGGAGGACTGTTAACTTAA
- a CDS encoding WG repeat-containing protein has product MKTLVFVLLSTVCTAQQTDQYTQILLSKKLGKEVKFYSNGYGIAINAESTEYGIVDSTGVITYTAPAKNEISHLYKDRFVVKIKDKDPKKENMALVDEKGRLLIPFDTHKINPSWSIKRRLIVSKNGKEGIYDYEGKEIIPYTDKIKFAGDNRFFVKKDNIWQIYDSEGKLKSDREFKENLHFYKNKVYIPTGERQGEIIDNDGVILNTISNSNVDNIGGYPFLVTKNPATGKYGIIDAQENRLAEEIYDEVFLGTRYIYFIKNEKINIFSKEAKKIYSTDFDYVKSLFNDLFSTQKSLKNPKMAVIRIDGEIIIPKEYDNIEGIKIAENNFIYLIKGNEQRLLDKNLEDVLEPGYQIEKIFPNSLIVKKEGVFYKFSVTDKRYEELKKVASIKENGIFYYPQNMFPAIVCKNYDNLYGIIDENGKEIVPFIYDDINAFLPDNEIVVQKEKKYGVTNYQNEPLKDVIYDKFSVDKDGIKLTKDKSIEYLNFTDSETDNNL; this is encoded by the coding sequence TTGAAAACACTAGTTTTTGTATTGTTATCAACTGTTTGTACAGCACAGCAAACAGATCAATACACCCAGATACTTTTATCAAAAAAACTTGGCAAGGAAGTCAAATTTTACTCAAACGGATATGGCATAGCTATCAATGCAGAATCCACAGAATATGGTATTGTAGACTCTACAGGAGTGATTACCTATACTGCTCCGGCTAAAAACGAAATATCTCATCTCTATAAAGACCGATTTGTTGTAAAAATTAAAGATAAAGATCCGAAGAAAGAGAATATGGCATTAGTGGACGAGAAAGGAAGGCTGTTAATTCCCTTTGATACCCACAAAATTAACCCTTCCTGGAGTATTAAAAGAAGACTTATCGTATCTAAAAACGGAAAAGAAGGAATTTATGACTACGAAGGAAAAGAAATCATTCCTTATACTGATAAAATAAAATTTGCAGGAGACAACCGTTTTTTTGTAAAAAAAGATAATATATGGCAGATTTATGATTCCGAAGGAAAATTAAAAAGCGACAGAGAGTTCAAAGAAAATCTTCATTTTTATAAGAATAAGGTTTACATCCCTACAGGTGAAAGACAAGGAGAAATCATTGATAACGATGGAGTAATATTAAATACTATATCTAACAGCAATGTAGATAATATCGGAGGTTATCCTTTCTTAGTCACAAAAAATCCTGCAACCGGTAAATACGGAATTATAGACGCTCAGGAGAATCGTCTTGCTGAGGAAATTTACGATGAAGTGTTTTTAGGAACACGGTATATTTATTTCATTAAAAATGAAAAAATAAACATCTTTTCAAAGGAAGCGAAAAAAATTTATTCTACAGATTTCGACTATGTAAAATCATTGTTTAACGATTTATTCAGCACTCAGAAAAGTCTTAAAAATCCTAAAATGGCGGTGATACGTATTGATGGAGAGATTATTATTCCGAAAGAATATGACAATATTGAAGGAATTAAAATAGCCGAGAATAATTTTATTTACCTAATAAAAGGGAATGAGCAAAGGCTTTTGGATAAAAATTTAGAAGATGTTCTGGAACCAGGTTATCAGATTGAAAAGATTTTTCCTAATAGTTTAATTGTGAAAAAAGAAGGGGTATTCTATAAGTTTTCAGTAACGGATAAAAGATATGAGGAACTTAAAAAAGTGGCTTCCATAAAAGAAAATGGAATTTTTTATTATCCACAAAATATGTTTCCTGCTATTGTTTGCAAAAACTATGACAATTTATATGGGATCATAGATGAAAACGGAAAAGAGATTGTTCCTTTTATTTATGATGATATCAATGCTTTTCTTCCTGATAATGAAATTGTTGTACAGAAAGAAAAAAAATATGGAGTTACCAATTATCAGAATGAACCTTTGAAAGATGTGATATATGACAAGTTTTCAGTGGATAAGGACGGTATAAAACTGACAAAAGATAAATCTATTGAATATCTGAATTTTACAGATTCTGAAACAGATAATAATCTATAA
- the rsmI gene encoding 16S rRNA (cytidine(1402)-2'-O)-methyltransferase, which produces MSGILYFVPTPVGNLEDMTFRAVNVLKEVDYILCEDTRTSGILLKHFEISKPLKSYHLHNEHQATEKVITDLKNGQNIALITDAGTPGISDPGYLLAKAGSDHNIEMICLPGATAFVPALVVSGLPNNEFLFAGFLPQKKGRQTKLKQLAEEKKTIVLYESPHKINTTLEQIKEFFGEETKVSLSREISKKFEETKRGTINELIEFSKTKTLKGEIVLIVNNAI; this is translated from the coding sequence TTGAGCGGTATTCTTTATTTTGTTCCGACACCCGTCGGAAATTTGGAAGATATGACCTTCAGAGCAGTAAACGTACTGAAAGAGGTTGATTATATTTTATGTGAAGACACTAGAACTTCAGGAATTTTATTAAAACATTTCGAGATTTCTAAGCCTTTAAAATCTTATCATTTACATAATGAGCATCAGGCGACCGAAAAAGTGATTACAGACCTTAAAAACGGTCAGAATATCGCTCTTATTACGGATGCAGGAACCCCCGGAATTTCAGATCCGGGATATTTATTGGCAAAAGCAGGATCAGATCATAACATTGAAATGATTTGTCTTCCGGGAGCAACGGCTTTTGTACCGGCTTTGGTGGTTTCAGGACTTCCAAATAATGAATTTCTGTTTGCCGGTTTTCTACCACAAAAAAAAGGGAGACAAACCAAGCTTAAACAGCTTGCAGAAGAAAAAAAGACGATCGTTTTGTACGAAAGTCCACATAAGATAAACACTACTTTGGAACAGATTAAAGAGTTCTTTGGTGAAGAAACCAAAGTTAGTTTAAGCCGTGAAATTTCGAAAAAGTTCGAAGAAACTAAAAGAGGGACGATCAATGAATTAATTGAGTTCTCCAAAACAAAAACTTTAAAAGGGGAAATTGTTCTTATTGTAAATAATGCTATTTAA
- a CDS encoding thymidine kinase, producing the protein MFLENTINHSKQSGWMEVICGSMFSGKTEELIRRLRRAEMAGQNVEIFKPKLDTRYSEEDVISHNQNKIRSTPVENPNEILLLASNCDVIGIDEAQFFDQGIVDVANQLANSGIRVVIAGLDMDFLGRPFGPMPNLMATAEYVTKVHAICKRTGNLANYSMRISQGNNLVELGETESYEAVSRRVFIDEVLSKKKNS; encoded by the coding sequence ATGTTTTTAGAAAATACAATTAATCACTCCAAACAAAGCGGTTGGATGGAAGTTATTTGTGGCTCAATGTTTTCCGGAAAAACCGAAGAGTTGATCCGAAGGCTTAGAAGGGCAGAAATGGCGGGGCAAAATGTGGAAATTTTTAAACCAAAACTGGATACTCGTTATTCTGAAGAAGACGTGATTTCTCATAATCAGAATAAAATACGAAGCACACCTGTAGAAAATCCTAACGAAATTCTTTTGTTGGCGTCCAATTGCGATGTCATCGGAATAGATGAAGCCCAGTTTTTCGATCAGGGGATTGTAGATGTTGCCAATCAGTTGGCCAATAGCGGGATCAGGGTTGTTATTGCCGGATTGGATATGGATTTTTTAGGACGTCCGTTTGGACCAATGCCTAATCTTATGGCAACCGCAGAATATGTAACAAAAGTGCATGCTATTTGTAAGAGAACAGGAAATCTGGCCAATTATTCCATGAGGATTTCTCAAGGTAATAATTTAGTTGAATTAGGTGAAACAGAGAGTTATGAAGCAGTAAGCCGACGTGTTTTTATTGATGAAGTACTTTCGAAGAAGAAAAATAGTTAA
- a CDS encoding bifunctional UDP-N-acetylmuramoyl-tripeptide:D-alanyl-D-alanine ligase/alanine racemase codes for MNYTVNQIADITNAKVIGDKSLVIKNIAFDSRIIYSTKNTAFIAINTHKNSGEKFIESAIDRGINIIISEHEYDQFENITWIIVENSVDFLQKLAKFHFENAHLKSIGITGSNGKTILKEWLYQCLWNEFPTVKSPKSFNSQIGLPLSLLQINTSHELGIFEVGISKPNEMDKLEAIFHPQIGLLTHIGTAHLANFQSEEELIDEKIKLFKHSEVIIYNGDNSLVDKKIKELYSSKKLISYGFKENNQISFKNNISKDENVIVQYFGEEISFPVHQRDEATLTNALALVTVLKELGVENQKIVEKINALKAVEMRLEAIEGIKGNIIINDSFNLDLDSLKTALQFLNEYNKPKKSLVLTDIVGVNSNSKELYEEVSELVNEQNFDSVFLIGNEISKFSELFKSKTFTFINTQELIESKHITEIENQIILLKGARKFEIEKLKDILELRKHDTVLEINLNAILHNINYHKSLLKSTTKMMAMVKANSYGLGSYEISEFLQHHHIDYLGVAFVDEGVELRKKGITVPIVVMNPEQHSYETVIEYNLEPEIYSFRVLELFYEAVQKSGYDKKYPIHIKLETGMHRLGFKEYELEQLSETLKHKNVKVQSIFSHLSSSDMPEEKEFTQHQLESFEKNSGYLIEKLGYTPIRHILNSSGITSYTDHQYDMVRIGIGMLGESPNSEIQKQLRSVVSFKTVISQISSVESGESVGYSRRFKTDHRTKIATIPVGYADGIPRLIGNQVGNVGINKTLAPIVGSICMDMMMINIDHIPNVKEGDTVTVFNAYPSLKEFAGYCQTITYEVLTSISPRVKRIYIKD; via the coding sequence ATGAACTATACAGTAAATCAAATTGCAGACATCACCAATGCTAAAGTAATTGGAGATAAGAGTTTAGTTATCAAAAACATAGCTTTTGATAGCAGAATCATATATTCCACAAAAAATACTGCATTTATTGCCATCAATACCCATAAAAATTCGGGTGAAAAGTTCATTGAATCTGCTATTGACAGAGGAATCAATATTATTATTTCTGAACATGAATATGATCAATTTGAGAATATAACATGGATTATTGTTGAGAATTCTGTCGATTTTCTTCAAAAACTGGCAAAATTTCATTTTGAAAATGCCCATTTAAAATCTATCGGAATTACCGGAAGTAACGGGAAAACGATTTTAAAGGAATGGCTGTATCAATGTCTGTGGAATGAATTTCCAACAGTTAAAAGCCCGAAAAGTTTTAATTCTCAGATCGGACTTCCTCTTTCTCTCCTTCAAATCAATACTTCTCATGAACTGGGAATTTTTGAAGTCGGAATTTCCAAACCAAATGAAATGGATAAGCTGGAAGCTATTTTCCATCCGCAGATTGGTTTATTGACCCATATCGGGACTGCCCATCTTGCCAATTTCCAATCGGAGGAAGAACTTATTGACGAAAAAATAAAACTTTTCAAACACTCTGAAGTCATCATTTACAATGGAGACAATTCACTGGTTGATAAAAAAATAAAGGAATTATATTCAAGTAAAAAATTAATTTCTTACGGTTTTAAAGAAAACAATCAGATTTCTTTTAAAAACAATATTTCAAAAGACGAAAATGTTATTGTGCAATATTTTGGTGAAGAAATCTCTTTTCCGGTTCATCAAAGAGACGAAGCGACGTTAACCAATGCTCTGGCTCTTGTAACTGTCTTAAAGGAGTTAGGGGTCGAAAATCAAAAGATCGTCGAAAAAATCAACGCTCTGAAGGCCGTTGAAATGAGGCTTGAAGCTATTGAAGGAATTAAAGGAAATATTATCATTAATGATTCTTTCAATCTTGATCTGGATTCATTAAAAACGGCACTGCAATTTTTAAACGAATACAATAAGCCGAAGAAATCTTTGGTACTCACCGATATCGTTGGTGTTAATTCCAATTCTAAAGAACTATACGAAGAAGTTTCCGAGTTGGTCAATGAACAGAATTTTGATTCTGTTTTCTTAATCGGGAATGAAATATCAAAATTCAGTGAATTATTTAAATCTAAAACTTTTACTTTCATCAACACTCAGGAATTAATTGAAAGTAAACATATTACTGAAATTGAAAATCAGATCATCCTGTTAAAAGGAGCCAGAAAATTTGAAATTGAAAAGCTTAAAGATATCCTTGAACTGAGAAAGCATGATACGGTTTTAGAAATCAACCTGAATGCTATTTTACATAACATCAATTATCATAAGTCTTTGCTTAAATCCACCACTAAAATGATGGCCATGGTAAAAGCAAACTCTTACGGCTTAGGAAGTTACGAAATTTCTGAATTCTTACAGCACCACCATATTGATTACCTAGGAGTTGCTTTCGTAGATGAGGGTGTAGAACTTCGTAAAAAAGGAATTACGGTGCCTATTGTTGTTATGAACCCAGAACAGCATAGCTACGAAACAGTAATAGAATATAATTTAGAACCTGAAATCTATAGTTTCAGGGTTTTGGAATTATTTTATGAAGCGGTTCAGAAATCGGGTTATGATAAAAAATATCCTATCCATATTAAGCTGGAAACAGGAATGCATCGTCTTGGTTTTAAAGAGTATGAATTGGAGCAGCTAAGTGAAACTTTAAAGCACAAGAATGTTAAGGTTCAAAGTATTTTCAGCCATCTTTCGTCTTCAGATATGCCTGAAGAGAAGGAATTTACTCAGCATCAGCTGGAAAGCTTTGAGAAAAATTCAGGATATTTAATTGAAAAATTGGGCTACACTCCTATTCGACATATATTAAATTCTTCTGGAATAACAAGTTATACTGACCATCAATACGATATGGTTAGAATAGGAATTGGAATGTTAGGAGAATCACCAAATAGTGAAATACAAAAACAACTAAGATCGGTTGTCAGTTTTAAAACAGTAATTTCTCAAATTTCTTCAGTAGAAAGTGGAGAATCAGTTGGTTATAGCAGACGATTTAAAACCGACCATAGAACAAAAATTGCCACCATTCCTGTAGGATATGCAGATGGAATTCCAAGATTAATCGGAAATCAGGTAGGAAATGTGGGAATTAATAAAACTTTAGCCCCTATTGTTGGAAGCATTTGTATGGATATGATGATGATTAATATAGATCATATTCCCAATGTAAAAGAAGGAGATACGGTAACCGTTTTTAATGCCTATCCTAGTCTTAAAGAATTCGCAGGCTACTGCCAAACGATAACCTATGAAGTACTAACCTCTATTTCACCCCGGGTGAAACGGATCTATATAAAAGATTAA